The Triticum dicoccoides isolate Atlit2015 ecotype Zavitan chromosome 6A, WEW_v2.0, whole genome shotgun sequence genome has a window encoding:
- the LOC119318752 gene encoding uncharacterized protein LOC119318752 — MMRSSISSYFPLAAVVIMLLVLTATEAEGIRLDAETRASVSSSGGSNPVLNKPIDDAVKGSTGSASETTGSADTASEGRAVPHGLPEFQEDYYVPSVHSPRHH; from the exons ATGATGAGGAGTTCCATTTCCAGCTACTTTCCACTGGCTGCAGTTGTGATCATGCTTCTAGTACTGACAGCCACGGAGGCTGAAGGCATCCGGCTAGACGCAGAGACTCGGGCGTCAGTCAGCAGCAGCGGTGGCAGCAACCCGGTGCTCAAT AAACCAATCGATGATGCGGTCAAGGGTTCCACTGGATCAGCGAGCGAGACGACAGGGAGCGCTGATACTGCAAGCGAAGGTAGGGCAGTGCCTCATGGGTTGCCGGAGTTCCAGGAAGACTATTATGTTCCAAGCGTTCACAGCCCTAGGCACCACtga